In Rhodamnia argentea isolate NSW1041297 chromosome 1, ASM2092103v1, whole genome shotgun sequence, the genomic window CCCAAATGAAAATGTGAGCGTCGATGTCTGTCCAGTGTGTTCAGTTGCTGATAAACATTGAGGTGTGTCGGTGATTTGAGTCGAGAAAGAAATATGTTGGAAgggccaaagaagaagaaaaatcttccAACCACTAATGTGATGTCCTAATAACCCAGAGAACTTGACAAACGAGTGGAGAACACCTGTCTTATTAGCTGGTTAAGCCTAAGGCTGCTGGAGTTAGTGATATGACGGTGGTTAGTATAACGTCATAGTCTACCTAGAATAGTATATATCAATGCAAAATCTAGTCAAGGAAAAGCAATAAACGggccttattttcttaaaaatgattgcttgtatccaTGAAACAATTAGCCAATGAACaatcgtttttaggaaaatatgtCCTATATCATTCATGTTTCAAGCACTAAATGGAGCCGTAAGAGCATAGTTATTTCACTTCCTTAACAAATTGTTTGGTGATTAacgcggggggggggggggtgggggtgtgtttagaaattaccaaaaaagtcctaaatctattgaaatTGTGTCAATGCAGTATTaaacttttgtcaattgagtcttaaattttatgtaattgtaccaatttaatccatctgatcaattttgacaggaaattaTTGACATTGAGCAATTGCGCTTACGTGGaccattttaaataatattttattttatttataaaaaaattaataaaattttgctgtccttttttccctttttttttttgttaggccCCGTAGGAGGCcgccggccactaggcgagggcctaCGAGCGCTTGCCGATCGCTAGCGAGGATCACAAGCCCACACCGGCAGCTAGGCGAGGGTTGCGGACCCTTGCCTAGTGGATGGCGGAGGTCGTTGGGGTTCGGTTGGCGGCTAGCAACCTCTTGCCGACccttacaaaaagaaaataaaagaaaaaaagagatgagaaaaaaattattaaaattattagagacaaataaaaaaaagagaaaaatatcagACATTATTTAAGATTATCCATGTCACCGCCGGTCGagtcacgtcagcaatttccagccaaaattggctggatgaaccgaattgacacaaccgcaaaaggtttatgactaatttggtaaaaaaaggtgtagaactgaattgacacaattataatatgtttatcaTTTATTTAGTAATTTCCCGATTAATGGATCAATGACATGTTTGTTTGTACTTTGACAAAAGCAAAAACCTTTTCCTTTCCTgccaaaatagaaaataatatCTAAAGACTAAAAAACTACAAACGAATTATATATGATTTTACATGTCAAAATTACATATAAAGTTTCAGGTGATACAGATTAAAAGTCAAAGTTCATCCGTCGCAAGATATGGATTAaccgaaaaacaaaaaagtagaaGCTTATTCAGACACACCATCGAACATCGGCGCTACCACATTTATACTCACTAAATGTTTGCATGGGTTATGCCCGCGACATGTGCCCCGCCCAATCAAAGGTTGGAGGAATTTCCCTCCAATCAGACATGCAAAAAATATAACCATTGCATTATATATAGAGAAGTGACTGCTTGGTCTGTAAAATCATGTAAACCAATAACATCTCCACCATTGACTACGTAGATACAGAAGTTATTCCCTGGTCTTTAGATCATGTAGACCAATAACATCTCAACCATGGAGGGATCAATGTCGTTGATGAGCTTGATTTACATGGTTTCCGGACCAGACAATATCTTTCTTCATGTATATATCGTCACAAGAAGTTATCGGTATGCAAGGTAGATTAGGGAACCCAGTCACTTGTTCCTCGTGAGATTGGATGATGCTTCTTCCATCAAGATAGCACGGAAAAACACAAGCCCTATCAAGGAGCTCGATGTTATGCACATTCTAAGCATCGATtcgttaatttttttgtttggtcggaaCAATGCAGTAATTTGTTGGGTGTGTTCTTGCGCTAAAACCGagtctgaatttttttatcaagccTGCCTCTCATAAAACTCTTCGAGTACAAATCTTGGGATCAGACTATCTCACTAAATGCCCCTAGTCAAGTCTTTcaaaatttgacccaaaaaaaaaaatttctttcaaaaaaaaatttgacaaaaaaaaaatctttccaaaaaaaatcttggCTCGGGCTGAGCGGGGGCAGGCCCGCACCCCGCCAAGTCCATGGTCGATTCCACATCAATGGGCTCCTTAAGGGCGGTGACCGCCAATGATCTTGATGGTGGTCGCCGCCCCGAAGAGGGACGGGAAGTGAACACTTGAAGAGGGGGAGAGATcggagagaaaatattaggtcgaTTCAAATTAAACATCAAGGTAATATTTGTTCAAAAAGTCTCACCTGCCTCCACTTAACAAAAAAGAATCCGCACGTTCTTCTTACTCTAAAAAACCAACACAAGTTTggggaaattgtcaaaaatgtcctaaatcttttgcacttttagaaattcagtcctaaatcttttgagtttgctaattcagtcttaaaactttttaccttttgccgattcagtcctattgcTTGGAAATTGCCTACGTGGATGCCGATTGTTCTATGTGGCATCGCCGGCATTGTCGTggataatttctaatattttttaaaattaattatattttcattgatatttttcctattttattttttctgtttttcctttttcccttttccatttttttccctccGCCGGCCTAAGGTGAGGGCGACCCTCCCCGGGGGCTagcgagggtggccctcgcgCAAGGCTGCCCCTTGCCCAagccctcgcccgaggccaGCCGAGGTTGAGGCTGGGCGAAGGGGgaagaaacagaaaaggaaaaaacaaaaaaaaaaaaggaaaagggaaaatagaaaatgaaaaaacataaaatgtaaaaaaaaaaaagtaacaacaaattctaaaaaaatattaagatattattgaaaattatccacGCTAGCACCAACGGTGCCATGTTAGATGACCGGCGTCTACTTCAAGAACTTCCTTCCAataagactgaatcggcaaaagatgaaatgatttaggattgaatcggcaaaagtgcaaaagatttaggactttaaTAATTTCTCCCGAGTTTGGAAAAGTGCGACCATACTAAGTCTCCTATTTAGGAGACTAATCCTCAGCCTCGGCCAATCGTAATCACATAGATGTAATGGCAAATTTTATTCAAAGTTATCATAACACAAAAAATAAGAGCAACATGAAATTTGGAGATATAAAGAACAATTTACTGATTAACTAGTAACTCATTCCTTGTGTTCTGAAGGGAAGATAATATCAAGAATGAACGTTGGAGAGACAGTTAAATATTACAGTATGTATTCTTATCGTTTATGTTAGGAGTGGGCATGGTCCGGGTGGGTGGTTCCCACCTTAGAATTAAGAACCGTCCACTAAAGATTGATTCCACGAAATGGGAATCAGAAACCGCCCAATTGTTCGGCTGTCCGGTTCCGAGTGGGTCTATGAAACGATGCCTAATAAGATGAGACTATTATAAAGGAGTTATAATTGTATAAGAGTGAACAAGATGGACCATTCAACTATAGAACACAACCACCTAACAAGTTGAAAAAGGAGTTTTCAGTCCATTCATGAGTACATTGCTCTATTTTCGGAAACAGATAAAATAATCAAGTCTTCTTACACTGATTATACATGACCATGTATTGACTGCTATCATTATCTGCAACGCACAAACATAGTTTTGGTTATTCTCCTCTTTgggtaaaaatgcaataaacaCATGATTCTGGACGAGCGAAGAGAAAGTTTTAGTCCATTCAACGGATCCTCCACTAGATAACACAACAAgctgaaaatgaaaaggcaTAAGCATTGATCTTTTACTCCAACTAGATAAATGTGAAGTCTCATGGCTTTGTACTTTGTTTCTATTTTGACTCTGAGTAAGAAGTGCGATAAGTAAAAGGTGTGAGTCATgagattagaaaaaaaaggaggaaataaAAGTCGTGatcgagtgagagagagagactactgAGAGTGAAAAAAAGGTGTGAGTCATGAGACcgccggttcggttcggttctagGAGATCCGAGTGATTTCCAATCATTTTGCTCACTCCTAACTTTATGTTACAATATGTCACGAGTTTGAGCCGTGAAACTTGACGCAAAATAAGAAAGATGAATATTTGTGCACATCCTTTGTGAAAATCATATTTCCTGTCCGGCGGAGTCCAAGTTGGTTATTCCTATTTTGTGGATATAAACTTGGCGTGCAAGATATGTgtacaaagaaaaggaaaataaaaaaaatggaaacttgGACTTTGCTGACCGGTTGACTGAATATTGGCTGTACTCGTGGGTTTCATACTTCACGTTGAAGTTGCTACCATGAATATATGATGTACTCATTGGTCGACGTGCAATCCCAGGCGGGCTTCACTTGTGAATTACATCTAAGAAGAAGCATTAGGGTAAAAGCAAATTAAATCTTATGGCtatatttgtgtaatttcttcgATTGTGAGACTATTTCGTGAGCAATTATGGTGTTGAGCATTTGTAAGTTATTGGTTGTAATTGGGGGCTAGAAAACATTGAGAATATTTGAGTGAATCGAGTGTGGTTGCGATCTTTGTTGTATCATTTGCTCTATTTTTTGCTGCTCTCGGTGTGGATGTAGGTCATTATAACCGAACTATGTAAATCTAGTATTTGGCTTactttcttgttctgtctattttatttttcaatcgcTTGATATCACAACAATTTAAACATATAATCTATAGTTAGTCAAATCACTTTCAAGAATCAACATTTAACGAGTAAATTATTttcgggaaaattgttcaaaaattgctaatatattgtacttttgtcaattcagtcatgacctttttaattttgacaattgagtccattcggccaatttcaatcgaaaatcgATGACGTGGACAACGGTCATCATATAGTCTGTGACGTAATTAACTATATAAATtctgtacttttccccatttttttaatcaatttattcAGAAAGATATGTAAAATTCTTTTTGGAAGGTTTTAAGCATTTTCTTTGTATAGTCTGTGACGTAATTAACTATATAAATTTTGCTAATCAAATCCAGGTTGATTAGGGAATTTGGGATTTCTCATCATTCTTTTCTTGCAGGCCCAAAAGGCTCGCATACACGTGAATAAGTGGGCGGACACACACTGATGAGAAGCAAGGGCTGCCCCTCTCGACTTCCTGTCATCAAGTTGGATTAGAATCGCTAATTTATGTAATTATCGCTAAACGGCGCCAACAGATTTACAACATGTGACCCCAAAAGTGGATGTTCCAATCCAGGATCGATTGAAAGACAAGTGTCATCCTTTTCCACAGTGGCAATCAGAATATCATTTACATAGTTTTCTATAGTGTATATCAATTGTTATGTCACCAGtaatattttcattgaaaaaaattgtatatatCCACGTGGAAAGGGTACGTTTTCAATCAATCACAGAAGCAACATACTTTAAATTTATATCTTTGTTCTATTGCACGTGACGGtgaccaagatgaatcgatcgGATCGGGAACTTGcacagaccggtccgaaccaaCCGGTTTGATCTAGTTCTGGAGGTCACCAAAATAATAAGTTTCTTCTTACCCAATTCCCATTTCATTCACGACGCGAACTCTAACCTCACAGGTTCACCCTCTCCTCTCGCATGTCGCCCCCTCTCTCTCGTAGACTCGCAGACGCTCACTCATCCTCAACCACAAAATCGACTGGCACAACATCTGGGAGGATAGCTCGTGGTACAAGAGCCTGTATTGCATGCTCAAGGAGTGGCTCGTTTTCTGGCTCGTCAAGCTCGATTACTTCATCTTCGTCTCCATGTTCTCTCTACTTTCAACCTCGGCAGTTGTCTACATAATGGCCTGCATCTACGACGCCAAGCAGATTACtttcaagaagatcatgaggatCGTGCCTGAAGTTGCCAGCAATATTACCTAGAGAGAGGGTGAATAAGCGATTTTAAAGAACTTGTTAAAATAATGCGAAATTTAAACTATCAAGTTCAGAATCAAGGTAGAGTctaaacaggaaaaaaaatgatatgatcAGATTCATTTGTGTGCAATATACTATCAAATATAGTAAATAAGAGTTTAGAGAATGAAGAGACTGCACGCAATGTTTATAGTAGTTCAACTTATTGCAAGTTTATGTCCACTCTCCACGTTGACAATCTCCCGACTAGATTCGACTAATCAATCGATAAGAAATTACACAATGGAGTGATGGCACTAGAGTTGGTGGATCACAAAGTCTCACTTACAATCACACGCTCAATGTCTCCTTGTTGGTGGATCACAAAATCTCACTTACAATCACACGCTCAATGTCTCCTTGTTGGTGGATCACAAAATCTCACTTACAATCACACACTCAATGTCTCCTTGTTGGTGGATCACAAAATCTCACTTACAATCACACACTCAATGTCTCTTAAGGATTACAATTTGAATCTGCACAGAAGACAAGtatgaagctctcttgaacttttgaaattattgattctgatctctctctctctctctctctctcctcttcagCACTTTGATATCCTTTTATATCATCCACTTCCAATCTAACTATTAGACGGTTTGCAAAAGATCACTCTTCAATCAAATTGTTAGACGAGATTGTACGAAAGAAGATTGAGTAGCCGTTGAAGGATAAAATACATAGTTCCCGTTGATTCGATCGCCCGTACAAACAAATCTTGGGTTTCTAAGACTAGAGTTCTTCGTTTGAACAAGAAAGCATGTCTTCGGAATGATTGCTAATCCATCAAGATGTCTTGCGTAAAGATTTCCCTCGTAAAACTATCTTGAGATAGAGGATCAATCATCTCTTTCTATGATGAAAAATCTAAGCCGGATCAGCTATTATAAGCGATTCATTACGTGTCTAAATAGTCTTTGTAAACAGATAATATTGCTTGAGTTTAAATACTCGGTCGTCAGAATTTGAAAGTGTAGATAAGTATGTTACTTAGTGGATTACGTCTAAGTCTAAATGTTGCGTCCGAAgttctgatcagaaattgaaTCATATGCATCTCAAGATCTAAGTCTGATACGCAATTTTGAAATCTAATTCTTTGACACTATCCTTGTAACAACTTTAGAGTCTAAATAGTCAGGATAAACTTCTTTAAATAATTATCACCTGCATAACAAATATTTCTACGCCTTTATTTAGTTCTACAAAAACTATAAATTGTTTTATCAGCTTCAGAATCTGGTAGGAGGTTTTCTCAACAGTACTAGAGTGTGGAAGAGGCTCATGGTCACTTTCCTTCGAAGCTTCGCAATCTTCTCTGCATTCATTGTTGTGGCTGTTGGGCTTTTGATCGTCCTCACCAGGAAATTTCAAGTTGGCCCTGAACTTGGGATTGCCATGCTGGTGATTCTCTTGATCTTGTACGTTATTGGGTTTGTTTATATCACCATGCTTTGTCAATTGGCGTGTGTGATCTCGGAATCTTGAAGATGTGTACGGAAGGAAGGCGAGGGTGAAGAGCAAGAGGCTGATAAAGGGCAAGATGGGTGTGTCAGTTGGGTGTTTTCTTGGTGTCCTGATGTGCTCAGTGCTGGTTCTGGCATTGTTTGAGTGCTTTGTGGTGTTTGACTTTGATCTAACCTCGCATGTCGACCCTCCCCTCTCGCACGtcgcacctctctctctctcgcagacTTGCAAACTCTCAAACTTTGAAATCCAAAGTGTTTTGATGTTTACAGGCACTCGATATGTTGATTTCTTTAAAAGGACCGCTGGGTGCGTTTAATTCGGCATTTGGGGAAAACTATCCGTCAAATGCAAAGACATTTAGAACAGATGGCATGCCATATTATGTGCGCATGTATCGTGTGCAGGTTGCGAAACCATGCTTCCTCCTCACGCATCCCCACCCCATCTGGGGCAATCCTTGAGTGGTTCTGCAAATTTCACGTTAAACCAAAGAAAAACAGCAAGAACTTTCCATGAAGATGGAACTCATCCTTTCCTCACTGCTTTAGTGCTGTGAGTACACATTAGAATTTTACAAACAGCTCGGtcggagaaaaacaaaaacgaagGTGGCTCTCTCTGCTGTTGTTGCTGTTCAATGGCAACTCAGTCGAGTTGCTTCTTGACAAGGGTGGCAAAGGACACAAACTCCTTCCATACCCACTTCCGCAATAACTCGAGTTCAAGCTCCTGCTTCACTTGAACTTCCGAAATGACTTGGAATTGCTGCCGCTCTGTTGCTTCTCTTCGCTCTTCAACTCTGGAGCTTCTCAGAGCCCCCAGAATGACCCTCTTGTTTCAAAGTGACGTGAACAAATTTGAGAGGCACAAACAAACTTCTAACTTACACACCACTACGAAATATTGCATTAAAGCGATTAACTGCAACCGGATTGATCAACATTGCATTCAGCAAATCAGTTGAAAGAGCAATTGGTTCTCACAGATTGCCGTGGCAAAGGTACACAGAGGTTCGTGTAAACACCACTACAGAATAGGCACAAAGCAATCAGTGACTTCTAGCACACAGTCCAAAACAGAATAGAcaccaaaaaattcattcattgaagGCAACAACAATCCGAAAATGCTGAAAGCCTTTCCCAATGCTAACATTTGGTCAATGGTGTCCCAAAAACACTTGCCAAACCCctcatatttaaaataaataaaaaagcctCTTACTTTTCTCATTAGGTTTTGAAAGCTGATAGCCCCTTGggaaaattgaaccaaacaTAGCCGCCGTTTACTGATTCCACAGGACTGTCAGGAAATCGGTCCGACTCACATCATGCTCATCTTTAGTTGTACATGACGTGAAGTTTGTGATTCTTGGTCATCAGATACTGATATTTACCTTCTACTGTCTTCTAAATATTAATCTTGTTTCTTCAAGAAGCAGGCTGGCCGTGAATTGATCGGGAAAAGATGCTTATATAATGCAGGTGAAgacaaaaaaacacaaaaaaaaaatgtataaaaaatcTGGACCTTCCAAATTCGTTCACAGCCAAGAAGGGATTTCGAATCCTTATTCTTTTCGACTAGCTTTCCTACGTATATATCACTTAGGCGTCATCCACGATTGGCTGACCATCCAGAGTAGAAACAACACACGGAACGCGGATAGCCGCCAGGCAAAATGCCAATCCTGAACTCTCCGGAGAATGCAGAAAAGGTCCCTCTTCTTCAGGACTCCACCGAACGGCGAGAGCCAGATGGGgataaggaagaagaaggagaggaaggaGATCAGAGCCTCGCCCGGAGGGTGTGGGTCGAATCGAAGATGCTGTGGCACATTGTCGGCCCCTCCATCTTCAGCCGCGTCGCCTCCTACACCATGTTCGTCATCACCCAGGCCTTCGCCGGCCACCTCGGCGACCTCGAGCTCGCCGCTGTTGCTCTCACCAACAACCTCATCATCGGCCTCGACTTCGGCCTCCTTGTACGTACTGTTCTTATACTCTTCATGTCACGTGAGGCGTGATTCCCTCCTCTGTAGattatgcttttctttttatctcctTGGATTTGGTGAATTAGCTTGGGATGGCGAGCGCCTTGGAGACGCTGTGCGGGCAAGCGTTCGGGGCCAAGAAGCACTACATGCTCGGCGTCTACTTGCAGAGGTCGTGGATCGTCCTCTTCCTGTGCTGTATCCTTCTCTTGCCGCTCTACTTGTTCGCCTCCCCATTCCTGAAACTCCTAGGCCAGCCCCACGACATCGCCGAGCTGTCGGGCGTTGTGTCCCTGGTCATGATCCCGCTCCACTTCAGCTTTGCCTTCCAGTTCCCGCTGCAGCGGTTCCTCCAGAGCCAGCTCAAGACCGCGGCCATCGCTTGGGTGTCCCTGGGGGCGTTCGTGGTTCACGTGCTGATAAGCTGGCTGTTGGTGTACCGGCTCCATCTCGGCGTGGTCGGGACGGCCATGACCCTCAACTTCTCGTGGTGGGTGCTGGTGCTCGGGATGTTCAGTTACACCGTGTGTGGCGGGTGTCCCCTCACTTGGACCGGCTTCTCCACGGAGGCCTTCTCCGGCCTCTGGGAGTTTGTCAGGCTCTCTGCCGCCTCCGGACTCATGCTCTGgtgcccccctctctctctctctctctctctctctctctctctctctctctgtgggtgGTCTCGATCTTGTTACTAAGTCTGGTCGTGCTCGATCGGATCGAGTCAGATTGAGATCACTCTTCATAAATTCATTGCGAGTTCACGGCCTAGTTTCGATGTGCTGTATAGCGAACTAAATCTGACCAACATGATTGCCATTGACGCTCTTCACATGCAGCTTGGAGAATTGGTACTACAAAATACTGATCCTGATGACCGGGAATCTGGAGAATGCCAAGATCGCCGTGGATGCTTTGTCCATATGGTATCCAATCCATCCTCACCTAAATTCTACAACACATCGTGCTCTGTCTTCTGCTCATAAATCATCTGCATACGAACAAACATATGGCTTGAGGCCTGTCATTTTCCGGATGTTTCAGTTGTTGTTCTTCCCATTCTGAACGACGTATTCAACCTTTCCACTGTCTCTTTTGGTCAGCATGACGATCAATGGATGGGAGCTGATGATCCCTCTGGCCTTCTTCGCTGCTACCGGGTAACATCTATCCTCTCCACCACTTAAAATATTACCTTTGAAATAGCCCTTCCCCGCCgaataaaaacaaaacgaaCTCGCGAGTTATCGTTCGCATCTGTTTCGTTAACGTTTATAATTCGACACCAGATTTGAGTTTCATGCGTCGTGTTGGGGTTAGAAATGACCCCAATGGCTTGTGCAATAAGGGCCACGCTTCTGAGGATTCGGCCCGACCATTTGATCGTGATCGGGATCATGGAGAGTGACTTTACAGCGCCTGTCTCCATGATTTgcttgatgaaaaaaatgaCACGTTTGTCAGTTGTTGTTACCTGCACTCGGTCTTTCCCCGATTCCTTCTGACGTTTTTTCGTCTAGAGTCGTGTTCCACTTACTCGAAAGGAGGTTGCTCCATTTTCGCCAATACAGCAGGCAATGACAAAATTATtggaaaattatgcaaaaagtcctaaatcatcctaaactttttgattttgtcaattaagtacGAAatattttcgctttttttttttcaatcgagTCCTATATATTTCTGTGTTTTGCCAACCGAGTCCaaccggctaattttgatcggaaccGTAGACACCATTCGTCCTCCGTGACAAAATCGGCGCTGACgtatataatattttataatattCTAATGatacccaatttttttattt contains:
- the LOC115738903 gene encoding protein DETOXIFICATION 27; the protein is MPILNSPENAEKVPLLQDSTERREPDGDKEEEGEEGDQSLARRVWVESKMLWHIVGPSIFSRVASYTMFVITQAFAGHLGDLELAAVALTNNLIIGLDFGLLLGMASALETLCGQAFGAKKHYMLGVYLQRSWIVLFLCCILLLPLYLFASPFLKLLGQPHDIAELSGVVSLVMIPLHFSFAFQFPLQRFLQSQLKTAAIAWVSLGAFVVHVLISWLLVYRLHLGVVGTAMTLNFSWWVLVLGMFSYTVCGGCPLTWTGFSTEAFSGLWEFVRLSAASGLMLCLENWYYKILILMTGNLENAKIAVDALSICMTINGWELMIPLAFFAATGVRVANELGAGNGKAAKFATAVSVATSVAIGLVFWLLIMFSHDKLALIFTTSRPVLEAVSRLSVLLAFTILLNSVQPILSGVAIGSGWQSYVAYINLGCYYLVGVPLGFLMGWGFHQGVMGIWAGMIFGGTAVQTLILAIIVWRCDWNKEAQKARIHVNKWADTK